In Nocardioides bizhenqiangii, the DNA window GGTGCTGTTCGGCACCCAGGCGGCATCGGCGCCACCGACGTTCGTGCTCTTCACCTCGGGCAAGCTGGATGCCGGCTACGAGCGGTTCATCGAGCGCCGGCTGCGGGAGGAGTTCGGGTTCGTCGGGACCCCGATCGTGCTGCAGGTGCGGCCGCGGGAGAAGCGCAAGCGCTAGCCCCCTTGATTTGTTCGAACAAGTGTTCGAACATGGGGAGGTGAGTGCCCAGGTCGTCGAGCTCCAGCAGCGGATCGAGGCGCTCCAGGGTGCACCGACCCGGCTGACGGTCCCGGTGCACCCGGCGCTGGAGGGTCTGGTGCAGCTGCGGACCGGGGCGAGCTATGCCGTCGACTCGGCGTCGCTGGCCCTCGCACTGGCTGCCGGAGCCTCGCGCTCGGGGGAGTGGGTGGGTTTCGCCGGCTGGGGCGACTTCGGTGCTGAGGCAGCGTGCCAGTGGGGCATCGACCTGCGGCGGACGGTGCTGGTGCCCGAGCCCGGCGAGCTCTGGCTCGAGGTGGCGGCTGCGCTCGTCGACGTGCTCAAGGTCGTCGTGCTCAAGCCGACCACGCTGGTCGACCCCAAGTCGGCGTCGGTGCTTGACGCCCGGCTCCGTGCCCGGTCCTCCACCCTGGTCGTCTGGGGTGACTGGCCACGGGTCGAGGCCCGCCTGAGCGCCGAGCGGGTCGAGTGGGACGGCGTCGGTCGCGGTCGCGGCCGGCTCAGGCACCGCGACATCCGGCTCGCGCTCCAGCGCGGGACCCGTCGCGACACGCGCGACGTACGACTCCCATGAGGGTCATGGTCGCCCCATGAGAGTCATGGTGGCATGGTGCCCCGACTGGTCGGTCACCGCCGGGCTGTTCGAGCTCGCCGAGGCAGGTGACGCCGGTCCGGTCAGTGACCAGCCGGCCGCCGTGCTCAGCAACAACGTGGTCGAGGTGTGCAACGCGGCCGCCAGGGCGGAGGGCGTACGACGCGGCCAGCGGCGTCGTGATGCCCAGGCGAGGTGCCCGGAGCTCGTGCTGCTCCCCGCCAACCCTGAGCGGGACGCGCGCTACTTCGAGCCGGTGCTGGCCACGGTCGAGGAGCTGCGGCCCGGAGTTGCCCCGATCCGGCCGGGACTGCTCGCGGTGCCCGCCCCGGGTCTCTACTTCGGAGGTGAGCCCCATGCCGCCGCTCTCGTTGCCCAGCACCTGGTCGAGACCGGTGTGTGGGACTGCCGGATCGGGGTCGCCGACGACCTGTTCACGGCCGAGCAGGCCGCCCGTCAGGCGATGGTCCAGGACTGTGTGGTGGTGCCCCCCGGGACGTCGGCGATCTTCCTGCAGGCGCTCCCGGTGCAGGTGCTGGCCAACGACAGCAACGAGGCAGAGGGACGCGAGCTGGCCGATCTCCTCCGCCGGTTGGGACTGACGACGCTCGGTGACTTCAGCCGGCTCTCGGCGTCGGAGGTGAGCAACCGGTTCGGCGGCTTCGGACTGAGCGTGTGGCAGCGGGCGCAGGGTGTCGCGCCGACCGCGCTCGGGTCCCGGACACCACCGCCGGAGCTGGCGTGCGAGATCGGCTTCGAGCCGCCGCTGGAGTCGGCGGAGGCGGTCTGCTTCAGCGTCCGGACCACCGCCGAGCGGTTCGTGCAGGGGCTGGCCGGGCGCCAGCTGGTCGCCGTCGCCGTCCGCATCGAGGCGGAGGCCGACGGTGTCGTGACGTCGGCACGCACCTGGCTGCATCCACGCTGCTTCACCTCACGCGACCTCGTCGACCGCGTGCACTGGCAGCTGCAAGCCGGCACAGCGGGATCCGGGCTGCGTTCCCGGCGCGATCCGGGGTCGGTGCGGGCAGCGATCGAGCGGGTGCGCTTCCTCCCCGAGACGGTCGAGCCGGCCGCCGACCATGCCGACGGCCTGTGGGGCGGCGGTGCCGACGAGCAGGTGACGCGAGGGGTGGCGCGGGTGCAGGCGATGATCGGTTTCGACGCGGTGCGGACACCGGTGCTGCAGGGTGGCCGGAGCGCCGCAGACCGGCAGGCGACGATCCCGTGGGGCGAGCGTCCCGTCGGGTTGCGGCCCGTGGACCAACCGTGGCCGGGGCGGATCCCCGGTCCCGCTCCGGCGCGGGTCTTCTCCACCCCCCTCGCAGCCGACGTCGTCGACGAGGCGGGGCGGACCGTCGCGGTGACCGAGCGGGGGGTGGTGACCGGTGAGCCGTGGCGCTACCGGATCGATGCGTCGCCCGATGTCGCCGTACGACGCTGGACCCCCGTCGGCTCCTGGGCAGGTCCGTGGCCTGTCGACGACACCTGGTGGCAGCAGGGCGACCGCTCCACAGATCGCGGCCGATCCGCTCGCTTCCAGGTCGTGGGCGTCGACGGCCGGGCCTGGCTGCTGGTGTGGCGCAGGGAGGGATGGCAGGTCGAGGCGGGCTACGACTAGCCATATTTGCCCGAGCGTGCCGCAGTTGACGCGGTCACTGGTTACGGCTGCTTGGCGGCTTACGGTGATGGCGTCTACTCTGCGAGACAACTCCCAGGGAGGCGCCCATGCCACCGAAGACACCGTCCGTGGACCTCACCATCGTGACGAAGAACCTCAGGGCCCTCCAGGGTGCCCTCGAGCACAGTCTCACCATCCAGCGGACGCGGCTGCAGGAGATCGTCGACGACCTGGTCTCCCGCGGCTCCCTGAGCCGGGCCGAGGCTGACGGTTTCGTCAACCAGCTCCTGAGCAGCAGCAAGGACTACTCGCAGGCCCTGCTGCAGGTGCTGGACTCGGTGACGGCCGAGACCCGCAAGACCATCGGGGCGGGCGTCGTGCCGGTGATGGCGACGGCCGGCAAGACCGCCGGCAGGATCGCCGACACGGTGCGGCAGGTGGCCAAGTCCTCCCACCGGGCACCCCACGCCGCCACCAGGCCCGGGTCCGACCGCACGGGCGGTGCGACCAATCCCCTCCCTGACTACGACGACCTGACCGTCGCCGAGATCAAGCCGCGTCTGACCGGCCTGAGCCCCTCCGAGCTCCGCAAGGTCCGCGAGGTCGAGAAGGCCGGCAAGGCTCGCAAGAGCGTGCTGAGTCGGATCGATCAGCTGCTCCTGCTCAGGTCCTGACTACACGCGGGCTGCAGAATGGCCATGTGAACCTGCATGTGGTGCTCTGGCCCATCCACGACTGGCCGGCGATGGCCGACACCTGGCGGCGCGCGGAGGAGCTGGGCTTCGTCGGTGGCTGGGTCTACGACCACCTCGCCTGGCGCGGTCACACGCCCTGGGACGACGCCTATGCGAGCCTGGCTGCGGCCGCGGCTGTCACGTCCCGCATCCGGCTCGGCACCCTGGTGACCTCGCCCAACTTCCGGACTCCCGTGCCGACCGCCTCGGCGATCCGCACGATCGACCGGATCTCCGGTGGCCGGCTGACCCTCGGCATCGGTGCCGGCGGCAGTGCGCACACCTCCGACGGCGACGTGCTCGACCGCGACTGGACGAAGCGGGAGCGGGCGAACCGGTTCGAGGAGTGGGTGTCCCATCTCGATGCGCTGCTGACCGGGGAGTCGGTCTCGGCGGCGGGGGAGTACTGGTCGATCCGCGACGTCACCGTGGCGCCAGGCCTGGTGCAGCAGCGGCCGCCGTTCTGGATCGCGGCCGGCGGCCCGAGGGGCATGCGGCTCGCGGCACGGCTCGGTCAGGGGTGGGTGGTCAACCCGGTCACCGACGACCCTGCCGAGGAGGTGCGCGGCCAGGTGGCGCGGATGGAAGGGATCTGCTCGGACGCGGGTCGCGACTTCTCGGCGATGCCGCGGTTGCTGCTGACCGGCTTCACCGGCGAGCCGTGGCTGGCGTCCGCGGCGGCATACGACGACCTGGCCGGCCGCTATGCCGAGCTCGGGATCACCGACGTGGCGATCCACTGGCCGCGCCCGGGCTCCGAGTGGGACGCGGACACGGCGGTCTTCGAGGCGATCGCGGCCAAGGTGCGTTGACCAGCACGAGCGCTGGCGCCGGCGTGCCGCTCGCTCACCCTCGCTCCTCGTAGGACGTGCCCCGCTCCTGGCGGA includes these proteins:
- a CDS encoding DNA polymerase Y family protein; the protein is MRVMVAWCPDWSVTAGLFELAEAGDAGPVSDQPAAVLSNNVVEVCNAAARAEGVRRGQRRRDAQARCPELVLLPANPERDARYFEPVLATVEELRPGVAPIRPGLLAVPAPGLYFGGEPHAAALVAQHLVETGVWDCRIGVADDLFTAEQAARQAMVQDCVVVPPGTSAIFLQALPVQVLANDSNEAEGRELADLLRRLGLTTLGDFSRLSASEVSNRFGGFGLSVWQRAQGVAPTALGSRTPPPELACEIGFEPPLESAEAVCFSVRTTAERFVQGLAGRQLVAVAVRIEAEADGVVTSARTWLHPRCFTSRDLVDRVHWQLQAGTAGSGLRSRRDPGSVRAAIERVRFLPETVEPAADHADGLWGGGADEQVTRGVARVQAMIGFDAVRTPVLQGGRSAADRQATIPWGERPVGLRPVDQPWPGRIPGPAPARVFSTPLAADVVDEAGRTVAVTERGVVTGEPWRYRIDASPDVAVRRWTPVGSWAGPWPVDDTWWQQGDRSTDRGRSARFQVVGVDGRAWLLVWRREGWQVEAGYD
- a CDS encoding LLM class flavin-dependent oxidoreductase, giving the protein MNLHVVLWPIHDWPAMADTWRRAEELGFVGGWVYDHLAWRGHTPWDDAYASLAAAAAVTSRIRLGTLVTSPNFRTPVPTASAIRTIDRISGGRLTLGIGAGGSAHTSDGDVLDRDWTKRERANRFEEWVSHLDALLTGESVSAAGEYWSIRDVTVAPGLVQQRPPFWIAAGGPRGMRLAARLGQGWVVNPVTDDPAEEVRGQVARMEGICSDAGRDFSAMPRLLLTGFTGEPWLASAAAYDDLAGRYAELGITDVAIHWPRPGSEWDADTAVFEAIAAKVR